In a genomic window of Methanosarcina horonobensis HB-1 = JCM 15518:
- a CDS encoding FKBP-type peptidyl-prolyl cis-trans isomerase, which produces MTEDIIKNSNKKAEKGDAVSVDYVGKLEDGTVFDTSEKEVAMEAGIYNEMRDYKPLVFTVGAGQMIKGFDEGVVGMEVGEEKTLKIPPEDAYGEYMEEYARELPRDAVDFTPEVGMQLATETGLRGTITEVGEENFVVDFNHALAGKTLIFKVKVVSVEA; this is translated from the coding sequence ATGACTGAGGATATAATAAAAAATTCGAATAAAAAAGCCGAAAAAGGAGATGCCGTTTCCGTTGATTATGTAGGTAAACTGGAAGACGGCACAGTATTCGACACATCGGAAAAAGAAGTAGCCATGGAGGCAGGGATATATAACGAAATGAGAGACTACAAACCTCTTGTATTTACCGTAGGAGCCGGCCAAATGATTAAAGGTTTTGACGAGGGTGTAGTCGGAATGGAGGTTGGAGAAGAAAAAACTCTAAAAATTCCTCCAGAGGACGCATACGGCGAATATATGGAAGAGTATGCAAGGGAACTCCCGCGTGATGCTGTTGATTTTACTCCGGAAGTAGGAATGCAGCTGGCAACGGAGACCGGGCTCAGGGGAACCATTACGGAAGTAGGGGAGGAAAATTTCGTTGTGGACTTCAATCATGCACTTGCAGGCAAGACTCTTATATTCAAAGTAAAGGTCGTTTCAGTGGAGGCATGA
- a CDS encoding PGF-pre-PGF domain-containing protein, translated as MWQIKKVLSILFTIAFALQALAGSAAATTLYVDGAGTGNYTTIQDALNSAINGDIIMVNPGTYPGDITVPVSDLVIVSSSQYNAVIKATGSAFNLDASNTTIRNFDIIGPGSSSGYTGIMDTSSFCTIQNNKISNFSTGIGVSTGNEGGSSSIISNDIFDCGIGVSLQSTIDNKLNGNRISNCRLGIDIIDSYGTIVYNNNFNNTRNVQPTDTSSWNTTRTSGKNIIGGPYLGGNYWATPAGDGFSQTHSDANGDGIAEEPFNMNEANIDYLPLVTPRTEPSPSLPVANFQINITRGPAPLSVTFTDLSQNATSRNWDFENDGRIDSTGKTEIHVYTVPGTYTVNLTAVNGNGADSELATITVTEASNDNSEKNETEDNDASGDGGDSGSSSGGSSHKSSGGSSGGGGGGGSPEPARNVEVKELSQVFITNGKAVKFEFSKNATCVVYVGFDAIKNAGKTTTIVEQLKNKSALVSELPAGEIYKSFNIWVGNSGYATSKNIENPVIGFKVEKSWLKDKNVDEDSINLNRYEDKTWVQLPANLTGEDNIYLYFTAETPGFASFAITGKAISQVQDENDQISAENRSIGVINSEENGTEGSEPDEDSMNSNTLLSLGIVLAALAMVGLVLKTMKK; from the coding sequence GTGTGGCAAATAAAAAAAGTACTATCAATTTTATTTACAATAGCTTTCGCTCTTCAAGCTCTCGCCGGCAGTGCGGCAGCTACAACGCTTTATGTTGACGGTGCCGGGACTGGAAACTACACGACTATCCAGGATGCGTTAAATAGCGCGATTAACGGAGATATTATAATGGTGAATCCCGGAACTTATCCCGGAGACATTACCGTTCCGGTATCAGATCTGGTTATTGTATCAAGCAGTCAATACAATGCCGTAATCAAAGCTACAGGGAGTGCTTTCAATCTGGATGCCAGTAATACTACAATCAGGAACTTTGACATAATAGGTCCAGGCAGTTCCTCAGGTTATACGGGCATTATGGACACTTCTTCCTTCTGTACTATCCAAAATAATAAAATTTCTAATTTTAGCACAGGCATTGGAGTTTCTACAGGTAATGAAGGCGGAAGCAGCTCGATTATTAGTAATGATATATTTGATTGCGGTATAGGAGTCTCACTCCAGTCCACTATTGATAATAAGTTAAATGGTAATAGAATTTCAAATTGTAGATTAGGAATAGATATAATTGATTCTTACGGCACTATTGTTTATAATAATAATTTTAACAATACCCGAAATGTACAACCTACGGACACCAGTTCCTGGAATACTACGAGAACATCTGGAAAAAACATTATTGGAGGCCCTTATCTTGGTGGAAATTACTGGGCAACACCTGCAGGAGATGGTTTTTCCCAGACTCATTCTGATGCTAACGGAGATGGCATAGCCGAGGAACCATTTAATATGAATGAGGCAAACATTGATTATCTGCCCCTGGTAACTCCCAGAACGGAGCCTTCACCGTCACTTCCTGTTGCTAATTTTCAGATAAATATCACCCGGGGTCCTGCTCCCCTTTCAGTCACCTTTACTGACCTTTCACAAAACGCGACATCGAGGAACTGGGACTTTGAAAATGACGGAAGGATTGACTCTACAGGCAAAACAGAGATCCACGTGTACACAGTTCCAGGAACCTATACAGTCAATCTTACTGCAGTAAATGGAAACGGAGCTGACTCAGAACTGGCTACAATAACTGTTACAGAAGCCAGTAACGATAATTCCGAGAAGAATGAAACTGAAGACAACGATGCCAGTGGAGACGGTGGAGATAGTGGAAGCAGCAGTGGAGGAAGCAGCCACAAGAGCAGCGGTGGAAGCAGCGGTGGAGGTGGAGGCGGTGGATCCCCTGAGCCTGCAAGAAACGTTGAAGTAAAAGAACTTTCTCAGGTCTTCATCACAAACGGCAAGGCTGTAAAGTTTGAATTCTCGAAGAATGCGACCTGCGTTGTGTATGTGGGTTTTGATGCAATCAAAAACGCAGGCAAGACCACAACCATTGTTGAGCAATTAAAAAATAAGTCTGCACTTGTTTCCGAACTGCCTGCCGGTGAGATTTACAAATCTTTTAATATCTGGGTAGGAAATAGCGGGTATGCAACATCAAAGAATATAGAAAACCCGGTAATCGGCTTCAAGGTTGAGAAGTCCTGGCTGAAGGATAAAAATGTAGATGAGGATTCAATCAACCTGAACAGATACGAGGACAAAACCTGGGTGCAATTGCCAGCCAATCTGACAGGAGAAGATAACATATATCTGTATTTCACGGCTGAAACTCCGGGATTTGCCTCCTTTGCCATAACAGGCAAGGCTATCTCGCAGGTTCAGGATGAAAATGATCAGATTTCTGCCGAAAATAGGTCTATTGGTGTGATTAATTCCGAAGAGAACGGGACTGAAGGATCCGAGCCCGATGAGGACAGTATGAACAGCAACACATTATTAAGCCTCGGAATCGTACTCGCGGCTCTGGCAATGGTCGGATTGGTGCTGAAGACTATGAAGAAATGA
- a CDS encoding FKBP-type peptidyl-prolyl cis-trans isomerase: MENPRTVKKGDYILIDYTGKFEDGTIFDTTVKEKALEAGIYSEEKEYRPFFFRTDARQVIKGMDTGILGMREGEEKILKIAPEEAYGEYKDYLVQKIPLLRLELSEPPEAGERIITPGGKEVKVLDSTETCAILDFNHELAGKTLILEIKLVSIVSKPEI; this comes from the coding sequence ATGGAGAACCCTCGTACCGTAAAAAAGGGAGACTATATCCTTATTGATTATACTGGGAAATTTGAGGATGGAACGATATTCGACACAACCGTAAAAGAAAAAGCTCTTGAAGCTGGAATATACAGCGAGGAAAAAGAATACAGACCTTTTTTTTTCAGGACAGACGCCCGCCAGGTAATAAAAGGTATGGATACCGGGATTCTTGGAATGCGGGAAGGAGAAGAAAAAATCCTTAAAATCGCACCTGAAGAAGCCTACGGAGAATATAAAGATTATCTGGTTCAGAAAATTCCTCTTTTAAGACTTGAACTCAGTGAACCTCCGGAAGCAGGAGAAAGAATCATAACTCCCGGAGGAAAAGAAGTTAAAGTACTTGATTCCACGGAAACCTGCGCAATCCTTGACTTCAATCATGAGCTTGCAGGCAAAACCCTGATCCTTGAAATAAAACTTGTCTCCATTGTGAGCAAACCTGAAATATAA
- a CDS encoding OB-fold nucleic acid binding domain-containing protein, with protein sequence MEKEEKIVVVLLVMALSSLSTAYLFFGSDLAGAGQSPGGEALQYTHESEVGEKVTLDAEVLSKRFTYTGDHLLLEVDFDSEVLSVFIPKTAGAEALSGSINEGDFISIKGKISEYEGKKEIKVERKEDITLK encoded by the coding sequence ATGGAAAAGGAAGAGAAAATCGTGGTGGTTCTGCTTGTTATGGCATTATCCTCTCTTTCAACAGCGTACTTATTTTTCGGGTCCGACCTTGCAGGAGCCGGACAAAGTCCGGGGGGAGAAGCCCTGCAGTACACCCACGAATCCGAAGTTGGGGAAAAAGTAACTCTTGATGCAGAGGTTTTAAGTAAGCGATTTACGTACACCGGAGATCACTTGCTTTTAGAAGTGGACTTTGACTCAGAAGTCCTTAGCGTGTTTATCCCGAAGACAGCCGGGGCTGAAGCCCTGAGCGGCTCAATCAATGAGGGGGATTTCATAAGCATAAAAGGTAAGATTTCTGAATATGAGGGAAAAAAAGAGATAAAAGTGGAAAGAAAAGAAGATATTACCCTGAAGTAA
- a CDS encoding SdpI family protein: MRKFTIAITGLVLLSFLLSIYFYPQVPEQMATHWNSQGEVDGYMSKFWGLFFMPLVITSLAVMFLIIPRIDPKKENIEKFRKYYDGFIVILILFMIAVHLQILLWNAGVQISPNAILPVGIGLLFYYIGILTENAERNWFIGIRTPWTLSSDRVWKRTNRLGGKLFKIAGIVAVFGAFFPELAIYFILVPAIAIAGITVVYSYIEYQKELKESKERPEGHET, translated from the coding sequence ATGCGAAAATTTACAATCGCAATAACAGGACTGGTCCTTCTTTCCTTTCTCCTTTCTATCTACTTTTACCCGCAGGTACCTGAACAGATGGCAACTCACTGGAACTCTCAGGGAGAAGTAGATGGTTATATGTCGAAATTCTGGGGACTCTTTTTCATGCCTCTGGTAATTACGAGCCTTGCAGTTATGTTCCTGATAATTCCGAGAATTGACCCGAAGAAAGAAAACATAGAAAAATTCAGAAAATATTATGACGGGTTTATAGTGATACTGATCCTGTTTATGATCGCAGTCCATCTCCAGATACTCCTCTGGAACGCAGGAGTTCAGATCAGCCCCAATGCAATACTTCCTGTGGGGATAGGGCTTCTGTTCTATTATATAGGGATTCTTACGGAAAATGCAGAGAGGAACTGGTTCATCGGCATCAGGACACCCTGGACCCTGAGCAGCGACAGAGTGTGGAAAAGGACTAATCGGCTTGGGGGTAAATTGTTCAAGATCGCAGGAATAGTAGCAGTCTTTGGAGCTTTTTTCCCGGAACTTGCAATCTACTTTATTCTCGTACCAGCAATCGCTATAGCCGGGATTACTGTTGTTTACTCATATATTGAATATCAAAAAGAACTTAAAGAGAGTAAGGAAAGACCTGAAGGACATGAAACATGA
- a CDS encoding FKBP-type peptidyl-prolyl cis-trans isomerase: MRVGKGLIYFLTILLLGSIVLGSGCTDNGSGEGRAVRSGDTVKVDYVGKLENGMVFDTSIKETAEKEGIYVQERNYIPLTFTVGAGQMISGFDEAVIGMRVGEEKTVTLPPEEAYGEYDEAQVQAVPLEELNMSEKPEVGQVYSSIYGSQFRVIAVNETHVTFDANHELAGKTLVFDIKLVSIE; the protein is encoded by the coding sequence ATGAGGGTCGGGAAGGGATTGATTTATTTCCTGACAATACTGCTTCTGGGGAGTATTGTCCTTGGAAGCGGATGCACGGATAACGGAAGCGGAGAAGGCAGGGCTGTAAGGTCAGGAGATACAGTCAAAGTAGACTACGTGGGAAAGTTAGAAAACGGCATGGTCTTTGACACTTCAATAAAAGAGACCGCAGAGAAAGAAGGCATATACGTTCAGGAAAGAAATTACATCCCCCTCACCTTTACAGTTGGTGCAGGTCAGATGATTAGCGGTTTTGACGAAGCTGTAATCGGGATGAGAGTAGGAGAAGAAAAAACTGTTACACTCCCTCCTGAAGAAGCTTACGGAGAATACGATGAAGCACAGGTTCAGGCAGTTCCGCTTGAGGAACTTAACATGTCAGAAAAACCTGAAGTAGGGCAGGTATATAGTAGTATATACGGGAGCCAGTTCAGAGTCATTGCCGTAAATGAAACACATGTTACCTTTGATGCTAATCACGAACTCGCAGGAAAGACTCTTGTTTTCGATATAAAGCTTGTATCAATCGAATGA
- a CDS encoding HdeD family acid-resistance protein — MEQTAAEHVVVEYEILQVPWWLIVLEGIFAVIIGLFLLFSPVKTTITLVQILGIFWLLGGALSILSLLVDRENLGWKLLSGIMGILIGLLVFVYPLSPFVVLAFFVIILGIWSIVYGAIRVVWALKGGGLGMAVLGLLTIILGILLLINPLAGAVVLPWIYGISLVIGGIAALVGGLRMRSGRSVS, encoded by the coding sequence ATGGAACAGACAGCTGCAGAGCATGTTGTTGTGGAATATGAGATCCTGCAAGTCCCCTGGTGGCTGATTGTACTTGAAGGGATTTTTGCCGTTATTATAGGCTTGTTTCTGCTATTTTCACCCGTGAAAACTACCATAACCCTGGTTCAAATACTCGGAATATTCTGGCTTCTCGGAGGAGCTCTTTCAATCCTCTCACTGCTGGTAGATAGAGAGAATCTTGGATGGAAACTTCTCTCCGGCATCATGGGCATTCTTATTGGACTTCTGGTATTCGTATACCCTCTGAGTCCTTTTGTTGTTCTGGCATTTTTTGTAATCATACTTGGAATCTGGAGTATTGTATACGGCGCAATCAGAGTTGTATGGGCACTCAAAGGAGGTGGACTGGGAATGGCAGTCCTTGGGCTCCTGACAATCATTCTCGGAATACTCCTGCTGATTAACCCTCTGGCAGGGGCTGTTGTCCTGCCCTGGATATATGGGATTTCCCTTGTGATAGGCGGAATTGCAGCGCTGGTTGGAGGGCTCAGGATGAGGTCCGGAAGAAGTGTCTCATAA
- a CDS encoding nucleotidyltransferase family protein encodes MKACIMCGGTGTRLRPLTFKHPKPSIPILNKPSVRHLIEHLSREGFNEIVITLGYMGERIEEQLGDGHIFGVHIDYVYEKEKMGTAGGVKNAEQYLKNEPFIVLGGDHVLNLDLREMYRFHEANDAIVTMGLLSIDDPREFGIADMDINNRIHRFLEKPKSGQIFSNLASTGIYICSPEVFDWIPENKKYDFAKDLFPAMLAADEKINGVLVRGKWTDVGSSAAYRQAQRWMLDALPGTTIEGNFTTRNARIRGPLSIGNNVCIGSNSSLVGPIVIGENTIIGDNVLIGPYSVIGANCTIEDNARILSSYLFDGVFIGKGSNISGAVVADETIIGEKCSIENGTVIGHRTTIGSHSTVHSGVKIWPEVVIDKNSSIKETVVNSGYDTAQEGS; translated from the coding sequence ATGAAAGCATGTATCATGTGCGGAGGCACAGGGACAAGACTCAGACCGCTGACCTTCAAACACCCGAAACCGAGCATACCGATTCTCAATAAACCGTCAGTCCGGCACCTGATAGAGCACCTTTCAAGAGAAGGGTTCAATGAAATTGTTATAACTCTGGGGTACATGGGAGAACGCATAGAAGAACAGCTCGGAGACGGGCATATTTTCGGAGTACACATAGATTATGTGTATGAAAAAGAAAAGATGGGGACTGCAGGCGGGGTTAAAAATGCAGAACAGTATTTGAAAAATGAGCCTTTTATCGTGCTTGGGGGAGACCACGTACTTAACCTTGACCTCAGGGAGATGTACCGTTTTCATGAGGCAAATGACGCGATAGTGACCATGGGGCTTCTTTCCATTGACGATCCCAGAGAGTTCGGGATTGCAGACATGGACATAAACAACCGGATCCACCGCTTCCTCGAAAAACCCAAGTCCGGGCAGATTTTCAGCAATCTCGCAAGTACGGGAATTTACATATGTAGCCCCGAAGTCTTTGACTGGATTCCCGAAAATAAAAAATATGACTTTGCAAAGGATCTCTTCCCAGCCATGCTTGCAGCAGATGAAAAAATTAATGGTGTGCTTGTCCGGGGAAAATGGACTGATGTAGGGAGTTCCGCGGCTTACAGGCAGGCCCAGCGCTGGATGCTTGATGCTCTTCCCGGAACCACTATAGAAGGAAACTTTACAACAAGAAACGCAAGGATACGTGGTCCTTTATCCATAGGAAACAATGTATGCATAGGCTCGAATTCGTCCCTTGTAGGACCGATTGTCATAGGAGAAAACACCATAATCGGCGACAATGTCCTTATAGGACCTTATAGCGTGATAGGTGCAAACTGCACTATCGAAGATAACGCAAGAATTCTCTCATCCTATCTTTTTGATGGTGTCTTCATAGGAAAAGGTTCCAATATCTCGGGAGCTGTTGTTGCCGACGAAACAATAATCGGAGAAAAGTGCAGCATTGAGAATGGAACAGTAATCGGGCACAGAACAACCATCGGAAGTCACTCTACAGTACACTCGGGAGTTAAGATCTGGCCTGAAGTAGTAATAGACAAGAATTCCAGTATAAAAGAAACTGTCGTTAATTCAGGATATGATACCGCACAGGAAGGGTCGTAA